The Misgurnus anguillicaudatus chromosome 23, ASM2758022v2, whole genome shotgun sequence sequence atgaaaatgatgtcatgcGGATGGTGCGCATACGCgaacgtccctagtatactttaagcttaagcattactttccatgaaaagtaactaagtaacgcaattagttactttttagggagtaacttaatattgtaatgcattacttttaaaagtaactttccccaacactgacaGGGAATGAACTTACTTCTTTTGTGTTTCTCCAGCTCTGACACGGATTTTGTGGACCTGTACTCCTGAACTTCCCGAATCTCCATACCACCATGTGGACAGCTTATTGAGTAATGAGTAAGACTGGCTATTGATATCTTCCCATTTGAACTTCAGCATTAGGAGATCACCGATGTCCTTCTCGGTTACCAGAAGAAAGGACTGCGTCTTATTGGTGGTAATCTTCTCCTGTCTGTTAAGACAGAATGGGCTATGAAATCTATATAATTGTCTTTATCAGatatatttacatgtatgcttttatccaaagtgatttacagtgcattaaaaagCTATACATTTACTTGGAATCGAACcaatcagtggcggctggtgactgctcttccgaagggcgcaaattcaaaatatgtgttcggagtgtcatgtgttttgctcgtgttttcaaaatatgtgtttgttgcgtcacgtgaaccatgtgcatcacgtgatTTGTCGAAATAAGTGcatgctgcacacgcgtcaaaaccgtttatgataaaagagacgctcacgttcacaaaatacacgctagacactcccttaacagtaaactctgactACGCATGaaattatgcgagtatctggcaaacgcgagcgtctcttttatcgtaaacccttTGGGCgggtctgcagcaggcacttattttgacaagacacgtgatgcacataggttcactcgacgcgcaggacacatattttgaaattaaaaaccacAAACATgacggctacatacatgttgtgacgaacttcgcatcgagcgccctcgaaaaaaagaagtcaccggccgccactggaaCCTATGACCCTTTTTGTGTCATTATACCTATATACATACTGTTTATATATGCAGTACATTACTCACACATTCAATTGGACATCTTCTGCTTCGCCGTCGGTTCCATAAAGTGAAACCACCAGGGCAGGATCCATCTCAGACTGATTCGTCTTTGCATGAAAATTGATTTTCAGCTGATAgtgaaaaactaaaaaaaacaaatatgcgAGTTTCACTACAGTATGAAGCAATGTTGAAGGCCTTCTCTAAAACTTAACACTGACCTCTGAAAGGCATGGATGCTCGCGTCTTGGTGAACATTTTGATGCTTCGCGCCTTGCGGGCTTTGCTGACGTCGTAGCCCACCGTGCTACATCGGTTTTTGCGACAGTGCAAGCACACGCCCCGGTCGAACATCTCCTCGCTTCCACAACTGTAAGCTCTGCTGGGATCTTCCTCATTCAGCAAGGAGTCGATAAACAGGTGGACGGACCGCTCGTGCTCGCATTTAATGGCCTCGTTTATGCCTAAAGGTTTTAAATGAAGAAATGTTACAGGTTTGTGAGACTCACAGTCATCTTTCAGTGACTTCATGTacagtttaaagggacactccacttttttaaaaaaaataggctaattttctagctcccctagagttaaatatctctgttttggaatccattcagctgatctccgagtcCGGCGGTACCACCTTCAGCacagcttagcataatccattgaattggattagaccattagcaccgcgctcaaaaataaccaaagagttttgatatttttcctatttaagacttggctcttctgtggttgcattgtgtaaaaaatttaaagttgcgattttctaggccgatatggaaCTGGATTAGTTCTAGGAACTAATCGAGGAACTTTGCTACCATACCATGGGTGCAGCAGGagcaataatattacgcagcgcccgaaaatagtccccagctaggtaactttaaatgtaactaAGTGCTGGTCACTATTTCCAAAAAAGTGAATTGTtcctttaattaaatataaacaggAACCCTatattggccctgtcccaaatggtgcacgtcatgtggactttcggtctcgtggccttaaattgcgcatgctcgcttagtctacgagtccgtagggtgtcccatctgtcatttttacgctttaaagtgtgctcatcagcgcccccttgatgcggtctccggtgaagcccgcactgcagcaggcttcgcgcactttaccaacccagaagtccttgcgatagagcaatcagaccaatcagacgacggaagggaggagttaacactgacgggcaacttcccttcctatttccggcgtgacgctcgtgtctgtcccaaaatacgactgcGGTGCACCCACATGGACTCGCATCAAAGGTCCCCAAAGTCTTCACTCTATGAtttcatcaaagtgtggactctgaggaggaccacaagtccagagtgtgccatttgggacagggccattgtTGGTGGTCATATTTCAGATTAGGGTCCTTACCGAGTATTCCAAAACTAGCAATCTTCTCAAGGGATCCTCTTAAGTTACATCCAGGCTGGAAACTTCCTCCATTCGGGTAAATATCCACGTGGCCAACTGGCTGCTGGATACCAATACTGTGTCCCAGAGAACCACGGGTGAAAGTGTGGAGGACGTCCACAAAATGGGCATCATCCGGGGAGAGACGACTGTGGGCCTGAACCCCTTCAAAGTCCGGCCCAGCTGGGTCTAAACCTGCAAACACCCAAATCGTACTTTGTAATACAatgtatttaaaggggacatttcaaaatacttttttaagatgtcaaataaatctttggtgtccccagagtacgcaTGTGTAGTTTTAGCCCAAAATACCATAtcgataatttattataacatgttaaaattgccactttgtagttgtgacatcacaaggggagccaaatttcatgcttgcagagaattctttaccaaaactaagttactgggtgatct is a genomic window containing:
- the LOC129452756 gene encoding lipoprotein lipase gives rise to the protein MNVSSIQCVFWLVSSFTLLSAASLEEGKSEAIFDNFLEDLRNVNRANVKFSLRSPYQPDDDVCYIVRGKPETIGSCKFNSTSKTFLVIHGWTVIGLFESWVEKLVGALYEREKDSNVIVVDWLDTAQDHYVVAAQNTKMVGKEIGLFIDWLEEMTNIPLKKLHLIGYSLGAHVAGFAGSQTTNKIGRITGLDPAGPDFEGVQAHSRLSPDDAHFVDVLHTFTRGSLGHSIGIQQPVGHVDIYPNGGSFQPGCNLRGSLEKIASFGILGINEAIKCEHERSVHLFIDSLLNEEDPSRAYSCGSEEMFDRGVCLHCRKNRCSTVGYDVSKARKARSIKMFTKTRASMPFRVFHYQLKINFHAKTNQSEMDPALVVSLYGTDGEAEDVQLNVQEKITTNKTQSFLLVTEKDIGDLLMLKFKWEDINSQSYSLLNKLSTWWYGDSGSSGVQVHKIRVRAGETQKKTVFCLKDPRNASTARDVIFVKCKDAWRSSSKRHKLKNQ